One window of the Clostridium sp. MB40-C1 genome contains the following:
- the hpt gene encoding hypoxanthine phosphoribosyltransferase produces the protein MKKDIERVLISEEQINQKTNELGKEISEKYDGEDLILIGVLKGSVPFMAELMKNITIPCKMDFMAVSSYGNSTESSGVVRILKDLDFEIENKNVLIVEDIVDSGITLKYLMNYLKAKKPKSIEIACLLNKPERREVDIDVKYLGFNVPNYFLVGYGLDYAEKYRNLPYIGILKEEVYKK, from the coding sequence ATGAAAAAGGATATTGAAAGAGTATTAATAAGTGAAGAACAAATTAATCAAAAAACTAATGAACTAGGGAAAGAAATTAGTGAAAAATATGATGGTGAGGATCTTATACTTATAGGAGTGCTTAAAGGATCAGTTCCTTTTATGGCTGAGCTTATGAAGAATATAACAATTCCGTGCAAGATGGATTTTATGGCTGTTTCTAGCTATGGTAATTCAACTGAAAGCTCAGGAGTAGTTAGAATACTTAAGGATTTAGATTTTGAGATAGAAAATAAGAATGTACTAATAGTTGAGGATATAGTGGATTCAGGTATAACTTTAAAGTATCTTATGAATTATCTTAAAGCTAAAAAACCTAAAAGTATAGAAATAGCATGTCTTTTAAACAAGCCAGAAAGAAGAGAAGTAGATATAGATGTTAAATATTTAGGATTTAATGTTCCAAATTATTTTTTAGTTGGATATGGTTTAGATTATGCTGAAAAGTATAGAAACCTACCTTACATAGGAATACTAAAGGAAGAAGTTTATAAAAAGTAA